The Oscillospiraceae bacterium genome contains a region encoding:
- the ipgH gene encoding invasion plasmid gene product, with translation MKSGSLSSLSVPRQHLFLFCLCAAAYTCAYMGRLNYSACLVQIIADCGLTRAQGGMVGTAFFVVYGCGQLLNGFVGDRAAPHRMILLGLLGSGLSNLAFALAHSAGVLTALWCCNGFFQSLLWSPIIRIFAEWFRPEYRRAACIRINLIVPAGTVAAYLLAVLFIRLGNWRGQFLLVGALLVLLSGVWAACLAPLSRSSAFVPAAGTAAMPAAPARPAVRGPSLWRLLLRAGLPVFFFPLAAQGILKDGVTTWVPSFTAEAYSLTPALSVFGTMFLPLVNLGGVYLASWLDRRVFKNELASTGALFLLNTGFIALLYFARGAGPWPAYLLLALATTTMMGANTLFASSMPLAFAPWGRSSSAAGVLNFCIYVGCSVSIWGTGFASAALGWGSTILGWAGLSLAGGLFCAAAARRWQRFKQT, from the coding sequence ATGAAATCCGGCTCTCTTTCCAGCCTTTCGGTCCCCCGGCAGCACCTTTTCCTCTTCTGCCTGTGCGCCGCGGCCTACACCTGCGCCTACATGGGGCGGCTCAACTATTCCGCCTGCCTCGTGCAGATCATTGCCGACTGCGGCCTCACCCGGGCCCAGGGCGGCATGGTCGGCACCGCCTTCTTTGTGGTCTACGGCTGCGGGCAGCTGCTCAACGGCTTTGTGGGCGACCGGGCCGCCCCCCACCGCATGATCCTTCTGGGCCTTCTCGGCTCCGGGCTTTCCAACCTGGCCTTCGCCCTGGCCCACAGCGCGGGGGTGCTCACGGCGCTGTGGTGCTGCAACGGCTTTTTTCAGTCGCTCCTCTGGTCGCCCATCATCCGCATTTTTGCCGAGTGGTTCCGGCCCGAATACCGCAGGGCCGCCTGCATCCGCATCAACCTGATCGTTCCGGCCGGCACCGTGGCGGCCTACCTGCTGGCGGTGCTGTTCATCCGGCTGGGCAATTGGCGCGGCCAGTTTTTGCTGGTGGGCGCGCTGCTGGTGCTGTTGAGCGGGGTGTGGGCGGCCTGCCTTGCGCCCCTCAGCCGCAGCAGCGCCTTTGTACCTGCGGCGGGCACCGCCGCAATGCCCGCCGCGCCCGCGCGGCCCGCCGTCCGGGGCCCCTCGCTCTGGCGCCTGCTGCTGCGGGCCGGGCTCCCTGTCTTTTTCTTCCCGCTGGCGGCCCAGGGCATTTTAAAAGACGGCGTCACCACCTGGGTGCCCAGCTTCACCGCCGAGGCCTACAGCCTCACCCCCGCGCTGTCGGTGTTCGGCACCATGTTTCTGCCGCTGGTAAACCTGGGCGGGGTGTATCTGGCCTCCTGGCTGGACCGCCGCGTTTTCAAAAACGAGCTTGCCAGCACCGGCGCGCTGTTTTTGCTGAACACCGGCTTCATCGCCCTTTTATACTTTGCCAGGGGGGCCGGGCCCTGGCCCGCCTACCTTCTTTTGGCCCTGGCCACCACCACCATGATGGGGGCCAACACGCTTTTCGCAAGCTCCATGCCGCTGGCGTTCGCGCCCTGGGGCCGGTCCAGCTCGGCGGCCGGCGTGCTGAACTTCTGCATCTATGTGGGGTGCAGCGTTTCGATCTGGGGCACCGGCTTTGCCAGCGCCGCCCTGGGCTGGGGGTCCACCATCCTGGGCTGGGCCGGCCTCTCGCTGGCCGGGGGGCTGTTCTGCGCAGCGGCGGCGCGCCGCTGGCAGCGGTTCAAACAAACCTGA
- a CDS encoding DNA-directed RNA polymerase sigma-70 factor, protein MQQTRPAPGICVKRPFQFKKGGIVIETELFQQLCESHANTIYRIALNYTKNPQDAEDVTQNALLRCLRADVRFESGEHLRNWVIRVAVNESKRWLGSPWRRLLAGPVPEAGAFAPQGGLGLPERELAEALLHLPEKYRIPLYLFYYEDRTAAQIAQALGLSVSGVTTRLARGRQKLKACLEGELLNDE, encoded by the coding sequence ATGCAACAAACCCGCCCTGCGCCGGGTATTTGTGTCAAAAGGCCTTTTCAATTTAAAAAAGGGGGGATCGTCATCGAAACCGAGCTGTTTCAGCAGCTGTGTGAATCCCACGCCAACACCATCTACCGCATCGCGCTGAACTACACCAAAAATCCCCAGGATGCCGAGGACGTGACCCAAAACGCGCTTTTGCGGTGCCTGCGCGCGGACGTGCGCTTCGAGAGCGGGGAACACCTGCGCAATTGGGTCATCCGGGTGGCGGTCAACGAGAGCAAGCGCTGGCTTGGTTCCCCCTGGCGCCGCCTGCTGGCAGGCCCTGTGCCGGAAGCCGGAGCCTTCGCCCCGCAGGGCGGCCTTGGCCTGCCCGAGCGGGAGCTGGCCGAGGCCCTGCTGCACCTGCCCGAAAAGTACCGCATCCCCTTATATCTTTTTTACTATGAAGACCGAACTGCCGCCCAAATCGCCCAGGCGCTGGGCCTCAGCGTTTCCGGTGTCACCACCCGGCTTGCCCGGGGGCGGCAAAAACTAAAAGCCTGTTTGGAAGGAGAACTTCTCAATGATGAATGA
- a CDS encoding ABC transporter permease encodes MKKKFDWKGAAGRLPVRLVMVVLALSVVFPLIWNLYSSLKSNTEIMADPWALPTALHWENYLSAFQKASMGDYFLNSILVVVLAAALHLLLVIPITYALARYRFFGSKLLVGVLLACIFIQEPYILVPLYLQLSRVHLLDNLIALAVIYATVRMPFSVFLLSGFMKSIPVDYEQAAMIDGCSYTRSLWHIVAPLAKPGIFTVGLLAVLGYWNEYAIALTMISSETKYTLPVGLVNLYEVQRYATDWGALFAGLMIVLIPSVIVYIFAQERLTQGMSIGGIKE; translated from the coding sequence ATGAAAAAGAAATTCGACTGGAAGGGCGCCGCGGGCCGTTTGCCGGTGCGCCTGGTCATGGTGGTGCTGGCCCTCAGCGTGGTGTTCCCCCTAATCTGGAACCTCTATTCCTCGCTCAAATCCAACACCGAGATCATGGCCGACCCCTGGGCCCTGCCCACCGCCCTGCACTGGGAAAACTATCTCTCGGCCTTCCAAAAGGCCAGCATGGGCGATTACTTCCTGAACTCCATCCTGGTGGTGGTGCTGGCCGCGGCCCTGCACCTTCTGCTGGTCATCCCCATCACCTATGCGCTCGCCCGCTACCGCTTTTTCGGCAGCAAGCTGCTGGTGGGGGTGCTGCTGGCCTGCATCTTCATCCAGGAGCCCTACATCCTGGTGCCGCTCTACCTCCAGCTCAGCCGGGTCCACCTGCTGGATAACCTCATTGCCCTGGCGGTCATCTACGCCACGGTGCGCATGCCCTTCTCGGTCTTTTTGCTCTCGGGCTTCATGAAGTCCATCCCGGTGGACTACGAGCAGGCCGCCATGATCGACGGCTGCTCCTACACCCGCAGCCTGTGGCACATCGTGGCCCCCCTGGCAAAGCCGGGCATCTTTACGGTGGGGCTGCTGGCCGTGCTGGGCTACTGGAACGAATACGCCATCGCCCTCACCATGATCTCGTCCGAGACCAAATACACTCTGCCCGTGGGCCTTGTGAACCTGTACGAGGTGCAGCGCTACGCCACCGACTGGGGGGCCCTGTTCGCCGGGCTCATGATCGTGCTCATCCCCTCGGTCATCGTGTACATCTTTGCCCAGGAGCGGCTCACCCAGGGCATGAGCATCGGCGGCATCAAGGAGTGA
- the yurN_1 gene encoding putative ABC transporter permease protein YurN, whose protein sequence is MPALKKFRIPPLQSDVAIFKNDKKLRLFLCACILPAAALLVYIVLIPTVQVFSMSLFNQTAMSASRTFAGLENYQYLLQDEYFLQAFFNTFKLMLGVPLVTLALALVMAVIITQSRLREKKFYRVVMFLPSILSTTVIGMLWTFIYNPNMGLLNNLLEKLGLGFWAHAWLGDPKVALLAVAIVLVWTNAGYYMVMYIAGIDNISPDVYEAATIDGAGEMAKFWRITLPLLTRVIKTTVVLCISTVLSSSFVLVTVMTNGAPAGATSVLLQYMYQQAFTNANYGYAMAIAVVTLTIAFLLSKLSDRLTKND, encoded by the coding sequence ATGCCTGCCCTCAAAAAATTTCGCATCCCGCCCCTGCAAAGCGACGTGGCGATTTTCAAAAACGACAAAAAGCTGCGCCTGTTTTTATGCGCCTGCATCCTGCCCGCCGCCGCGCTGCTGGTCTACATCGTGCTGATCCCCACGGTCCAGGTGTTCAGCATGTCCCTGTTCAACCAAACGGCCATGTCCGCCTCCCGCACCTTTGCCGGGCTGGAAAATTATCAGTACCTTCTTCAGGACGAATACTTTCTCCAGGCGTTTTTCAACACCTTCAAGCTCATGCTGGGGGTGCCGCTGGTCACCCTGGCGCTGGCGCTGGTCATGGCGGTCATCATCACCCAGAGCCGCTTAAGGGAAAAAAAGTTCTACCGGGTGGTCATGTTCCTGCCCAGCATCCTGTCCACCACGGTCATCGGCATGCTGTGGACCTTTATCTATAACCCCAACATGGGCCTTCTCAACAACCTGCTGGAAAAGCTGGGCCTGGGCTTTTGGGCCCACGCCTGGCTGGGCGACCCCAAGGTGGCGCTGCTGGCGGTGGCCATTGTGCTGGTGTGGACCAATGCGGGCTACTACATGGTCATGTACATTGCCGGCATCGACAATATCTCCCCCGATGTATACGAGGCGGCCACCATCGACGGCGCGGGCGAAATGGCCAAGTTCTGGCGCATCACCCTGCCGCTGCTCACCCGGGTCATCAAGACCACGGTGGTGCTGTGCATCTCCACCGTTCTGTCTTCCAGCTTCGTGCTGGTCACGGTCATGACCAACGGCGCCCCCGCCGGCGCCACCAGCGTGCTGCTGCAATACATGTACCAGCAGGCGTTCACCAACGCAAACTACGGCTACGCCATGGCCATCGCGGTGGTCACGCTCACCATCGCCTTCCTTTTGTCCAAGCTGAGCGACCGGCTGACCAAAAACGATTGA
- a CDS encoding macrolide ABC transporter ATP-binding protein — MAILQTRDLKKYYGAGEAQVKALDGVNLSVEEGEFVSIVGTSGSGKSTLLHMLGGLDRPSSGSVLVGGKDIFSLKDDELTIFRRRKIGFVFQSYNLVPVLNVYENIVLPIELDGNQVDRGYVDQVIATLGLSDRLTRLPSQLSGGQQQRVAIARALAAKPAIVLADEPTGNLDSKTSQDVLGLIKITSRKFGQTIVMITHNDEIAQLADRIVRIEDGRIKGGDGQC, encoded by the coding sequence ATGGCCATTTTGCAAACGCGTGATCTCAAAAAATACTACGGCGCCGGCGAGGCGCAGGTAAAAGCCCTGGACGGGGTGAATCTCTCGGTGGAGGAAGGGGAGTTCGTGTCCATCGTGGGCACCTCGGGCAGCGGCAAATCCACCCTTCTGCACATGCTGGGCGGGCTGGACCGCCCCTCCTCCGGCTCAGTGCTGGTGGGCGGCAAGGATATTTTTTCTCTGAAAGACGACGAGCTCACCATCTTCCGCCGCCGCAAGATCGGCTTTGTGTTCCAAAGCTATAACCTGGTGCCGGTGCTCAACGTATACGAAAACATCGTCCTGCCCATCGAGCTGGACGGCAATCAGGTGGACCGGGGCTACGTGGACCAGGTCATCGCCACCCTGGGCCTCTCGGACCGGCTCACCCGGCTGCCCAGCCAGCTCTCGGGCGGCCAGCAGCAGCGGGTGGCCATTGCCCGCGCCCTGGCCGCAAAGCCCGCCATCGTCCTGGCCGACGAACCCACCGGCAACCTGGACTCCAAGACCAGCCAGGACGTGCTGGGCCTCATCAAGATCACCAGCCGCAAGTTTGGCCAGACCATCGTCATGATCACCCACAACGACGAGATCGCCCAACTGGCCGACCGGATCGTGCGCATCGAGGACGGCCGCATCAAAGGGGGCGACGGGCAATGCTGA
- a CDS encoding transcriptional regulator — MPIIINLDVVMARRKIGAGELAEKVGITPANLSILKNNKAKAVRFSTLSALCRALDCQPADLLEYVPGEEEAGE; from the coding sequence ATGCCCATCATCATCAATCTGGACGTGGTTATGGCCCGGCGCAAGATCGGCGCGGGAGAGCTGGCCGAAAAGGTGGGGATCACGCCGGCGAACCTGTCGATCCTGAAAAACAACAAGGCCAAGGCGGTGCGCTTTTCCACCCTCTCGGCGTTGTGCCGGGCGCTGGACTGCCAGCCCGCAGACCTGCTGGAATATGTGCCCGGAGAGGAAGAGGCCGGGGAGTAA
- the yesM_1 gene encoding sensor histidine kinase YesM has translation MERSRRGAWLDRVILPLRKGRILWRLIILYAVVCAAPILIFGGLYRARYTAELRQKLGSDALRLLSMLTDRQNDLLENMERITMKLSTTDEVQRMLTEPSLDPYAKNQLALQITRQIEQNLLISPLAKNVTLLDTGGRVVYSMGYDRLQDAALRELVPRAEDAYPLELVTSLPSGGQANMVMVRAINQADFTGQRLGYLLLVVDEERFAQETCRQVYPEEQGQVVLVGADGTVISSADPALASGLPLPDPSLLETIGSLHAAGDPHFSIEVGGQSYYASFFYNSKARWYALALVREGYMNAEMDRLNAFILLVSFLCLCLGLVAMLVIAASIVRPVNRLVRYCRGVAARTGERSIRDGGRDEIGYLTGEVGRMVARLDEYGEREVQNSIQMKNLEIQMLQAQINPHFLFNTLNSIKWTAVLSRVPAVADSLSALAGLLKNTIVNKQEFLPLQGELENIRNYALIQSLRYTEQFVMEYRVDDACLETPILKFLLQPIVENAILHGVEGVGRLVTITVEARPWQGGLEVTVKDDGAGFDTALPELQNTSSRRFSGIGMGNVRQRVALVYGPAASMTVESEPGRGTAVTLLLPPKNEEERPDV, from the coding sequence ATGGAGCGATCGCGGCGCGGTGCCTGGCTGGACCGGGTCATTCTGCCCCTGCGCAAGGGGCGCATCCTCTGGCGGCTCATCATCCTGTACGCGGTGGTGTGTGCCGCCCCCATCCTGATCTTCGGGGGGCTGTACCGGGCGCGCTATACCGCCGAGCTGCGGCAAAAGCTCGGCTCGGACGCGCTGCGCCTGCTCTCCATGCTCACCGACCGGCAGAACGATCTTTTGGAAAACATGGAGCGCATCACCATGAAGCTCTCCACCACCGACGAGGTGCAGCGCATGCTCACCGAGCCCTCGCTGGACCCCTACGCCAAAAACCAGCTGGCGCTGCAGATCACCCGCCAGATCGAGCAGAACCTGCTCATTTCGCCCCTGGCCAAAAACGTCACCCTGCTGGACACCGGGGGCCGCGTGGTCTACAGCATGGGGTACGACCGCCTGCAGGACGCCGCCCTGCGCGAGCTGGTGCCCCGCGCCGAGGACGCTTACCCCCTCGAGCTGGTCACCTCGCTGCCCTCGGGCGGCCAGGCCAACATGGTCATGGTGCGGGCCATCAACCAGGCCGATTTCACCGGCCAGCGCCTGGGCTACCTGCTGCTGGTGGTGGACGAGGAGCGCTTTGCCCAGGAGACCTGCCGCCAGGTCTACCCGGAAGAGCAGGGCCAGGTGGTTCTGGTGGGTGCCGACGGCACCGTGATCAGCAGCGCGGACCCCGCGCTCGCCTCCGGCCTGCCCCTGCCAGATCCCTCCCTGCTGGAAACGATCGGCAGCCTTCACGCCGCAGGCGACCCCCATTTTTCCATCGAGGTGGGCGGCCAAAGCTATTACGCCTCGTTTTTTTACAACTCCAAGGCCCGCTGGTACGCCCTTGCCCTGGTGCGCGAGGGCTACATGAACGCCGAGATGGACCGCCTGAACGCCTTCATCCTGCTGGTGAGCTTTTTGTGCCTGTGCCTGGGCCTTGTGGCCATGCTCGTCATCGCCGCCAGCATCGTGCGGCCGGTCAACCGGCTGGTGCGCTACTGCCGGGGCGTGGCGGCCCGCACCGGCGAGCGCTCCATCCGGGACGGCGGGCGCGACGAGATCGGCTATCTCACCGGCGAGGTGGGCCGGATGGTCGCCCGCCTGGATGAATACGGCGAGCGGGAAGTGCAGAACAGCATCCAGATGAAAAACCTCGAGATCCAGATGCTCCAGGCCCAGATCAACCCCCACTTTTTGTTCAACACCCTCAACTCCATCAAGTGGACGGCCGTGCTCAGCCGGGTGCCCGCGGTGGCCGACAGCCTCTCCGCCCTGGCGGGCCTTCTCAAAAACACCATCGTGAACAAGCAGGAGTTCCTGCCCCTGCAGGGGGAGCTGGAAAACATCCGCAATTACGCGCTCATCCAGTCCCTGCGCTACACCGAGCAGTTTGTCATGGAATACCGGGTCGATGACGCCTGCCTGGAAACGCCCATCCTGAAATTTCTTCTGCAGCCCATCGTCGAGAACGCCATCCTCCACGGGGTCGAGGGGGTGGGGCGGCTGGTCACCATCACGGTGGAAGCGCGCCCCTGGCAGGGCGGCCTGGAGGTCACGGTGAAGGACGACGGCGCCGGGTTCGACACCGCCCTTCCCGAGCTTCAGAACACCAGCAGCCGGCGCTTTTCCGGCATCGGCATGGGCAATGTGCGCCAGCGCGTCGCGCTGGTCTACGGGCCCGCCGCCTCCATGACGGTGGAGAGCGAGCCGGGCCGGGGCACGGCGGTCACCCTGCTTCTGCCGCCAAAAAACGAGGAGGAACGGCCGGATGTATAA
- a CDS encoding efflux ABC transporter permease: protein MLKVNNRKAVSRLALRSFAANRTRNLIAVGAIALTAVLFTTLFTLGLGAVDNLQKATMRQAGGDGHAVLKYLTDEQYGAVKGHRLIDRISYNRLLADSVDNPQLIKRRGEFYYMDATGLELTFCTPTTGRAPQAENEIITDTKTLQLLGVPQQLGAPLTLELTVHGKPVRREFVLSGWWEADPVFNVAIFGASRAYVDAHAAELANTYAADRSMTGVINSYIMFHNTFDLEGKLAKLLADSGYQSTDEAAPNFISSNTNWAYLSAGFSFDPGMLLAMLGALALIVFTGYLIIYNIFQISVVKDIRFYGLLKTVGATGKQLKAIIRRQALLLAAVGIPAGLLLGFFLGRVLVPVLLQNTFNGLGVAQVKVQADPLIFVGSALFALVTVFLSTGKPGRLAASVSPVEAARYTGGGKKAKKEKRSTDGGKLPRMALSNLSRDRRRTVLAVLSMALSLVLFNTVFTLAGGFDMDKFLSRFTDTDFLAAQAEYFNYQFRGPENELSESLVQAVMAQDGFAAGGRLFSNNRDFEYFTAEDPALSGVNQGLDGHGNPLCAVYGLEDLPLSRLEVVEGELDLEKLATGDYILEGLQCDDNDRPYPGSSHFSIGDTITLHNNKGRTDSSPGEYTTRSFTLLAKVKIKTFTSSDGSSWDYSYYLPAGVYKGLVADPGLMSYAFNVAEGQSEAMEAFLKNYTETVEPTMHYSSKGTRAAEFQGMQNTVLLIGGALSLIIGLIGILNFVNSVLTSIVTRRREFATLQAVGMTGRQLRRMLTLEGLYYALFAGAASLALGALVSVTVVKSIVGGLWFFNYRFLLWPVLAALPFLLALAVLVPRLALRFSSKESVVQRLREEAA, encoded by the coding sequence ATGCTGAAGGTCAACAACCGCAAAGCGGTCAGCCGGCTGGCGCTGCGCAGCTTTGCCGCAAACCGCACCCGCAACCTCATTGCGGTGGGGGCCATTGCCCTCACCGCGGTGCTCTTCACCACCCTGTTCACCCTGGGCCTCGGCGCGGTGGATAACCTGCAGAAGGCCACCATGCGCCAGGCGGGGGGCGACGGCCACGCGGTGCTCAAATACCTCACCGACGAACAGTACGGCGCGGTAAAGGGCCACCGCCTCATCGACCGCATCTCCTACAACCGCCTTTTGGCCGACAGTGTGGATAACCCCCAGCTCATCAAGCGCCGGGGCGAATTTTATTACATGGACGCCACCGGCCTGGAGCTCACCTTCTGCACCCCCACCACCGGCCGCGCGCCCCAGGCCGAAAACGAGATTATTACCGACACAAAGACCCTCCAGCTGCTGGGCGTGCCGCAGCAGCTGGGCGCCCCCCTCACCCTGGAGCTCACGGTGCACGGCAAGCCTGTGCGGCGCGAGTTCGTGCTCTCCGGCTGGTGGGAGGCCGACCCCGTGTTCAACGTCGCCATTTTCGGCGCCTCCCGCGCCTATGTAGACGCCCACGCCGCCGAGCTCGCCAACACCTATGCGGCCGACCGCTCCATGACCGGCGTCATCAACAGCTACATCATGTTCCACAACACCTTTGATCTTGAGGGCAAGCTGGCAAAGCTCCTGGCCGACAGCGGGTATCAAAGCACCGACGAAGCCGCCCCCAATTTTATCTCCTCCAACACCAACTGGGCCTATCTGTCCGCCGGCTTCTCCTTTGATCCCGGCATGCTGCTGGCAATGCTGGGCGCGCTGGCGCTCATTGTTTTCACGGGTTATCTCATCATCTACAACATCTTCCAGATCTCGGTGGTCAAGGACATCCGCTTTTACGGCCTGCTCAAAACCGTGGGCGCCACCGGCAAACAGCTCAAGGCCATCATCCGGCGGCAGGCGCTGCTCCTGGCGGCGGTGGGCATCCCGGCCGGGCTGCTCCTGGGCTTTTTCCTGGGCAGGGTCCTGGTGCCGGTGCTGCTGCAGAATACCTTCAACGGCCTGGGCGTGGCCCAGGTCAAGGTCCAGGCGGACCCGCTCATTTTTGTGGGCAGCGCCCTGTTCGCCCTGGTCACGGTTTTTCTCAGCACCGGCAAGCCCGGCCGCCTGGCCGCCTCGGTCTCGCCGGTAGAGGCCGCCCGCTACACCGGCGGCGGCAAAAAAGCCAAAAAGGAAAAGCGCAGCACCGACGGCGGCAAGCTGCCCCGCATGGCGCTCTCCAACCTCTCCCGTGACCGCAGGCGCACCGTGCTGGCCGTGCTCTCCATGGCGCTCAGCCTGGTGCTGTTCAACACGGTGTTCACCCTGGCGGGCGGCTTTGACATGGACAAATTCCTCTCCCGCTTCACCGACACCGACTTTCTCGCCGCCCAGGCCGAATACTTCAACTATCAGTTCCGCGGCCCGGAAAACGAGCTCTCCGAGAGCCTGGTCCAGGCGGTCATGGCGCAGGACGGCTTTGCCGCGGGCGGGCGCCTTTTCTCCAACAACCGGGATTTTGAGTATTTCACCGCCGAGGACCCGGCCCTCAGCGGCGTCAACCAGGGGCTCGACGGGCATGGGAACCCCCTCTGCGCGGTCTACGGCCTCGAGGACCTGCCCCTCTCCCGCCTGGAGGTGGTGGAGGGCGAGCTGGACCTGGAAAAACTGGCCACCGGCGATTACATCCTCGAGGGCCTTCAGTGCGACGACAACGACCGCCCCTACCCGGGCAGCTCGCATTTCAGCATCGGCGACACAATCACCCTGCACAACAACAAGGGCCGCACCGATTCCTCTCCCGGCGAATACACCACCCGCAGCTTCACCCTGCTGGCCAAGGTCAAAATAAAAACGTTTACCTCCAGCGACGGCAGCTCCTGGGATTACAGCTATTATCTGCCCGCCGGCGTGTACAAAGGGCTGGTGGCCGACCCCGGCCTCATGAGCTACGCCTTCAATGTGGCCGAAGGGCAGAGCGAGGCCATGGAGGCCTTCCTCAAAAATTACACCGAAACGGTCGAGCCCACCATGCACTACTCCTCCAAGGGCACCCGCGCGGCCGAGTTCCAGGGCATGCAGAACACCGTGCTGCTCATCGGCGGGGCGCTCTCGCTTATCATCGGGCTCATTGGCATCCTGAATTTCGTCAACTCGGTGCTCACCAGCATCGTCACCCGCCGGCGGGAGTTTGCCACCCTGCAGGCCGTGGGCATGACCGGCCGCCAGCTGCGCCGCATGCTCACCCTCGAGGGGCTTTACTACGCCCTGTTCGCGGGGGCGGCCTCCCTGGCCCTGGGCGCCCTGGTCTCGGTCACCGTGGTAAAAAGCATCGTGGGCGGCCTGTGGTTCTTCAACTACCGCTTTTTGCTCTGGCCCGTGCTGGCGGCCCTGCCCTTCCTTCTGGCGCTGGCCGTGCTGGTGCCCCGGCTGGCCCTGCGCTTTTCCTCCAAAGAAAGCGTGGTGCAGCGCCTGCGAGAGGAAGCGGCGTAA
- a CDS encoding N-acetyl-beta-D-glucosaminidase, whose protein sequence is MFFGLNAAQQAALEAYYPQGTGFLAGTDVFVETGGAGLEVTVRQRRAVLRLERPELFGRGLLLLEDALALGGDCRLCETPSYRELGMLLDCSRNAIPTFGTFCRLAVSLSKMGYTTLQLYMEDTYQLEGYPYFGYRRGGFTEAELRRMDDFAAQLGLELVPAIQTLAHLGQSLKWKAFEPVRDLGDILLIDDENTYRLIGAMFASLARSFRSRRVNIGMDEAHLVGLGNYLRQHGYQDRMQLMLRHFDRVYRLAQQHGFSVMLWSDMFFRLATGGDYYAPGCRVDPAIRAALPPDVTLIYWDYYSEDPALYDRMFQKHREMTRNLLFAGGAWKWLGYFPGNGFSMHVADLAHASCRKNGVDRALVTAWADNGAECSPFAVLPTLQYWAELCYQNGPARLERHFSSCCQGADLQSFLCLDEPQYTPGNPKPGRVSVNPTKYLFYQDPLCGLFDAHLDPVTYPAHFARCAALLAEARQKNPACWQYLFDTSIAMCRVLEQKCALGRQLRQAYQAGDRAALQALQLQALPALRSSLRQFLALFHRQWLQENRAFGLDVIDLRVGGLLQRLDTAAERLGAYLGGEAERLEELEEPLLAFEPGAAGQDLYVHYWHSMVSVSDLSLN, encoded by the coding sequence ATGTTTTTTGGTCTGAACGCCGCCCAGCAGGCGGCGCTGGAAGCGTACTATCCGCAGGGGACCGGCTTTTTGGCCGGGACCGACGTTTTTGTGGAAACCGGGGGCGCGGGCCTCGAGGTCACGGTGCGGCAGCGCCGGGCGGTGCTCCGGCTGGAACGGCCGGAGCTGTTCGGCCGGGGCCTTCTTCTTTTGGAGGACGCCCTCGCCCTGGGGGGCGATTGCCGCCTGTGCGAGACCCCCTCCTACCGGGAGCTCGGCATGCTGCTGGACTGCTCGCGCAACGCCATCCCCACCTTCGGGACCTTCTGCCGCCTGGCGGTCAGCCTTTCCAAAATGGGCTATACCACCCTTCAGCTTTACATGGAAGACACCTACCAGCTGGAAGGCTATCCCTATTTCGGCTACCGGCGGGGCGGCTTCACCGAAGCCGAGCTGCGCCGCATGGACGACTTTGCCGCGCAGCTGGGGCTCGAGCTGGTGCCCGCCATCCAGACCCTGGCGCACCTGGGGCAGTCGCTCAAATGGAAGGCCTTCGAGCCGGTGCGGGACCTGGGCGATATCCTTTTGATCGACGACGAAAACACCTACCGCCTCATCGGCGCCATGTTCGCCTCGCTGGCCCGCAGCTTCCGCAGCCGGCGGGTCAACATCGGCATGGACGAGGCGCATCTGGTGGGGCTGGGCAATTACCTCCGGCAGCACGGCTATCAGGACCGGATGCAGCTCATGCTGCGCCATTTCGACCGGGTGTACCGGCTCGCCCAACAGCACGGTTTTTCGGTGATGCTGTGGAGCGACATGTTCTTCCGCCTGGCCACCGGCGGCGATTACTATGCGCCGGGCTGCCGGGTGGACCCCGCCATCCGGGCCGCCCTGCCGCCGGATGTGACCCTGATCTATTGGGACTATTATTCCGAGGATCCGGCCCTCTACGACCGCATGTTCCAAAAGCACCGCGAAATGACCCGGAACCTTCTGTTCGCGGGCGGGGCCTGGAAATGGCTGGGCTATTTCCCGGGCAATGGGTTCAGCATGCATGTGGCGGACCTGGCCCACGCCAGCTGCCGCAAAAACGGGGTGGACCGGGCCCTGGTCACCGCCTGGGCCGACAACGGCGCCGAGTGCTCGCCCTTTGCGGTGCTGCCCACCCTGCAATACTGGGCCGAGCTGTGCTATCAAAACGGCCCGGCCCGGCTGGAGCGCCACTTTTCCAGCTGCTGCCAGGGGGCGGACCTGCAAAGCTTTCTCTGCCTGGACGAGCCGCAGTACACCCCCGGCAACCCAAAACCCGGCCGGGTGTCGGTCAATCCAACCAAATACCTGTTTTACCAGGACCCCCTGTGCGGCCTGTTCGACGCGCACCTCGACCCGGTCACTTACCCCGCGCACTTTGCGCGCTGCGCGGCCCTTCTGGCCGAAGCCCGGCAAAAAAACCCCGCCTGCTGGCAGTATCTCTTCGACACCTCAATCGCGATGTGCCGGGTGCTGGAACAAAAATGCGCCCTGGGCAGGCAGCTCCGCCAGGCCTACCAGGCGGGCGACCGGGCCGCCCTGCAGGCGCTCCAGCTCCAGGCGCTGCCCGCGCTGCGCAGCAGCCTCCGGCAGTTTCTCGCCCTGTTCCACCGGCAGTGGCTTCAGGAAAACCGGGCCTTCGGGCTGGACGTGATCGATCTGCGGGTGGGCGGCCTTCTGCAGCGGCTGGATACCGCGGCCGAACGCCTGGGCGCGTATCTCGGGGGCGAGGCAGAGCGCCTGGAAGAGCTGGAAGAGCCCTTGCTTGCCTTTGAGCCCGGCGCCGCAGGGCAGGACCTGTACGTCCATTACTGGCACTCCATGGTCTCGGTCTCGGACCTTTCGCTCAACTAG